In Flavobacterium piscisymbiosum, the sequence TTTCTGCCGAAAGTAATTTAGGAGCTTTTCTGTTTCTTCTTTTTTTAATTATAAAGTAAATGCAAAAACAAGAGGTTATTACAAAAAGTACGATAAAAGAGAGGCGGAGGTAATGATGCATTGCCATGATATTTAATATTTAAACGCGTTGACAAATCTTATTTAGCTCTACAATTTCACAAAAGGGGAGATTGCGATTACTGTAATTTCACTTCTAATATAATAAAAAATCGGCAATATTTTAGCAATATTTTGGTTTTATTTCAATACCAATTAAAGCCAAATTTTCTCGTCTCTACATCTGCTGTAAATATAATTTTTAAGATTCGAAATTGTTGCTTCATAATTTGGCGCTTCGTAACCAAATCGTTCGTGTTCCATTTGTTCTTTTTCGATAGCATTGCAGCCTTTTATAACTTCTTTGAGCATGTCCAGCATCGCAAGTTCCTTATTATTCGTTTTCTGAAATTTAAGATCAACAATTTCATCTTGCAATTCTTCGCAATATTCTACAAGTTTCTCAACTTCAGGTTCGTCTAAAAGATATTCTTTGCTTTTAAAAATTTCTCGTACTGATTTCATAAAAAATAAATTACAATTTTAAAAATTGCTTCGCCTGTTCGCTAACGCTTGGGTACAAATTCCAATTTTGGAAGGTGTAAATTTGGGTTTCGTCTTTGTTAAACCTAGCTGCGCATTTTTTGTCATCCCGAGGAACGAGGGATCTCCGCGAGAAACTCCGCAATCAAAATCGCCAATCTTTGTCGAGCTACTTGCGGAGATCCCTCGTTCCTCGGGATGACAATAATTATGGCTATTTCGTGTGAAATATTTTTAAACTTTGACAAAGATTAAAAAAAGTAATATTCAAACAAAAAAAATTCCAAATCCCAATTGTAAGTTTGGAATTTGGAATTTGAATATTTTTGGAATTTAACGACTAAACATCATCATAATCTACATAAATAGACTCTGATGTTGGGTGCGCCTGACACGTTAAGATTAAACCTGAAGCGATTTCTTTATCTGTCAAAATTGAGTTTTTGGTCATTTCGGCACTTCCTGAAGTTACACGAGCAAGACAGCTGCTGCAAATTCCGCCCTGACAAGAATATGGAGCGTCGATTCCTTGTTTAAGAGCCGCATCTAATATCGTTTGTTTTTGAGACATTTCGAACGAAACTTCGTCATCATCTACTAAAACAGTAATCTTTGTATGTCCTTCTAATGAAGCTTTTATTTCATTTTCCTGAGATGAAGAAGTAAAAAGCTCAAACTTAATAGCGGATTCTTTTACGTTTTTCTCCTTCAAAATTGCAGAAACAGTATTGATCATTTCTTCTGGTCCGCACAAGAAAAATTTATCAAATTGTAATTCTTTGTGTTTGTTGTTCAGCACAAAATTTACTGAAGATTTCTCGATTCTCCCAAACAAAGCATTTTCGGCTTTAGCCTGACTAAAAACATAATGCACGAAAAAACGACCTACATATTGCAATTGCAAATCATGCAATTCCTGGTAAAAAATAGTTTCTTCAGGAGTTTTATTTCCGTAAACCAATACAAATGAACTTTTTGGTTCACTTTTCAAAACCGATTTTATGATCGAAAGCACAGGAGTAATTCCGCTTCCGGCAACAAAAGCTGCGTAGTTTTTTTGTCTTTCAGCATCTGGTTCAAAAGTAAAAACTCCTTCCGGATGACCAACTTCAAGAACATCGCCTGCTTTAAGTCTGGTATTTGCAAACTGAGAAAACAAACCGTTTTTTACTGCTTTTACTGCAATTCGCAATTCGCCGCTTTCTGGTGCAGAACAAATAGAATATGCACGACGAATTTCTTGATTATCAAGAGTTAATTTTAAATTTATGTATTGCCCGGCTATAAATTTATAGTCAGGTTTTAGTTCTTCGGGAACATTAAAAAGTACAGAAACCGCGTCGTTTGTTTCGCGTTTTACCTCTTTAATTATAAGTTTTAAGAATGAAGGCATGATTGTATATTTTATGCAAAAGTAGCAAACGGAGATTAAATGTCAGGCACGAAATAATTATTTTTAACTTTTTTTGTAACGTTTCCCTACATTTGATCTCTTACTACAAAACTGAAAACCAAATAACCATGATTAAAAAGTTTATTTATCTCGAATGGAAAGCCTTTACCAGATCTGCATCCTTTGGTGCAAATGTGGCAATGAAAATTTTAATAGGTTTTTTGATGGTCTATTTCTCGGTACTTTTTATCGGGATGGGCGTTGGAGCATTTTATGTATTACGAAAAATGAATCTCGAACCCTTATCGACTATCAATCAATTTTTAATTTATTATTTTCTTTTTGATCTTGTAGTGCGCTTGTTAATGCAGGCAATTCCGGTATTGAATATAAAACCATTATTGGTTTTACCTTTCAAAAAACCAACCATTGTTCATTTCTCTTTAGGCAAAACAGCTTTGTCTTTTTTTAATTGGGTTCATGCCCTTTTCTTCATCCCTTTTTCGATTGTGCTAGCCATGGAAGGTTATGATGTTACAGGAATTATTTTTTGGCTTTTAGCGGCATTTTCTTTAGTCTATATCAATAATTTCCTGAATATTATTTTAAGTAATATCGATAAATTATTTGTTGTTTTTATTGGAGTTATTATGGCTTTGGGAGCAGCACAATATTATAAAGTATTTGATATTACGACTTTTACAACGCCTGTTTTTCAGGGATTCTATGAAACAAAAGGATTGTTTATAATTCCAATTTTGGCATTAGCCGGACTGTATGTATTTACGGTTAAGTATTTCAAAAACAATCTGTTTTTAGATGCCGGACTTTCTAAAAAAGAAGATATCGCAACAACCGAAAATCTTTCCTGGCTCAATCAGTTTGGAACTTTAGGAACCTTTCTAAAAAATGATATCAAACTGATTAAGAGGAACAAAAGATCAAAAACGACGATATTTATGAGTGTTTTCTTTTTGTTCTACGGATTCATCTTTTTCGGAAACACACATCAGCCTGAGGTAATGCATATTTTTGCAGGGATTTTTGTTTCCGGAGGATTTCTATTCGTCTTTGGTCAGTTTGTACCAAGTTGGGACAGCTCATATTATCAATTAATGATGACACAAAATATTCCGTATCGCGGTTATATTACTTCAAAATGGTGGCTTATTGTTATTGGTACTATTATTTCAACCATTATCGCTTCGTTTTATCTTTTTTTCGGATGGGAAATTTACTTAACTATTGTTATTGGAGCCATTTATAATATTGGAGTAAACTCGCACTTAGTACTTTTAGGCGGAGCATTTACCAAAACTCCTATCGATTTAAGTTCGGCCGGCGGTGCTTTTGGAGATAAAAAAGCCTTTAATGTTAGTGCGATGTTATTGACTTTACCAAAACTATTATTGCCATTAGGACTTTATGCAATCGGTCTTTATTTAGGAAACAAAACCATCGGATTAGCGTTAGTTGCCGGAGCCGGAGTTTTAGGTTTTATCTTAAAAGACAAAGTTTTTTCATTAATCGAAAAAAGATATAAAATCGAGAAATACAGTACGATAAGTGCTTATAAACAAAAGAACTAATTAGAGAATGTGCCAATTTGATAATGAAAATTTTATCCAATTGACATCAAACTTAAACAACAAGCAAGAGATTTTTTAATCTAAAATCAATCATCTAAAATCTAAAATCACCATGATACAAGTAAATCAACTTTCAAAACAATATAACGGAACTACAGTTTTAAATATTAACAACCTTGAAATTCCAAAAGGACAAAGCTTTGGCTTAGTGGGTAATAACGGTGCAGGAAAAACAACTTTCTTTAGTTTGTTATTAGATCTTATTCAGCCTTCGACAGGAAATATTACAAGTAATTCTATTCAGGTAAATACGAGCGAAAACTGGAAATCTTTTACAGGATCTTTTCTTGATGAAAGTTTTCTGATAGGTTACTTAACACCAGAGGAATACTTTTATTTTATTGGAGATTTGCGTCATCAAAATAAAGCCGATATTGATGCTTTATTAAAGCAACATGAAGAATTTTTTAATGGAGAGATTCTGAACAATAAAAAATATTTAAGAGATTTATCAAAAGGGAATCAGAAAAAAGTGGGGATTATTGCCACACTTATAGGAAATCCTGAAGTGGTAATCTTAGACGAACCTTTTGCCAATTTAGATCCAACAACCGTAAGCCGATTAAAAAAAATAATAAAAGATTTAGCCGATAATCCAAATGTTACAGTGCTGGTTTCCAGTCATGATTTGCAGCATACAGTAGAGGTTTGCGATAGAATTGTGGCTCTTAATAAAGGCGAAGTGGTGAAGGATATTCAAACTTCAAAAGAAACCTTACAAGAACTGGAATCGTTTTTTGCGGTTTAAATATTCTATATTTCAAAAAGAAGCGTATTTTTACAAGTCAATATACTAAAAGTACATTTTAGAAGTTAATTGATTTAAACTCTTTTCTATTGAAAAAGAATACTCTTAAATATAGTTTTTTTCTGGTCTTTTTGTTTCTTTTGATAGCCTGTTCTACCAAGAAAAACACTTTTTTGGCCAGAAACTCACATGCCTTAAGTACAAAATATAATATTTTGTACAACGGCGGTATTGGCCTTGATAAAGGATTAAAATCCATACAGGCCAATGATCAGGATAATTTCTGGAAGACTTTGCCTATCGAAAAAATGCAGGTTGATGAAAATTTTTCTGAAGAAGAAAAAGCTAAGAATCCTGATTTTGAAAGGGCAGAAACCAAGGCAACAAAAGCTATTCAGAAACACTCTATGAATATTGGAGGAAGAGAGCGAAATTCACAAATCGACGAAGCTTATTTAATGCTCGGAAAAGCGCGATATTATGATCAACGCTTTATTCCGGCTCTTGAAGCATTCAATTATATCTTATATAAATATCCTAATAGCAGTAATATTTATACAGCAAAAATCTGGCGCGAAAAAACAAATATGCGTTTAGGAAATGACGCTATTGTTTTAAAGAACATTAAACTTTTATTAAAAAATACAGATTTAGATAAACAGACTTTTTCAGACGCAAATGCTTTATTATCGGAAGCTTTTTTAAATTTAGAACAAAAAGACAGTGCCGTTGCCAAACTTAGAATCGCTGAAGAATTTACAAAAGTAAACGAAGACAGAGCGCGTTACCGCTTTATTTTAGGCCAAATGTATCAGGACTCCGGAAAAAAAGACAGTGCAAATTATTTTTATGATGGCGTAATCGATATGAATCGAAAAGCCGATCGTAAATATATGATGCATGCTTATGCTAAAAAAGCCGAAATGTTTGATTACAATAAGGATAATAAGCAACTGTTTCTTAAGGCATTTAATAATCTAGTTACAGACCGTGAAAACCGACCTTATTATGATATTCTTTTTTATCAAATGGGTGTTTTTTATGATAACTATAAAATACAGGATAGTGCGCTGATATTTTATAATAAATCATTGTTCAGGAAATCTAAAGATCCGTATTTAGTAGCTTCGACTTATCGAAATATTGGTAACATGTATTTTAAAAATACAGATTATACAATGGCTGCCAAATATTATGACAGTACATTGGTAAAACTGGATCCTAAAACCAGGGAATATGCGTTTATCCAAAAAAACAGAAAAAATCTGGATAACGTAATTAAGTACGAAGGAATTGCAAAACGTAACGATAGTATAATTAAAGTATACGGTTTACCGGCACCCGACAGAAAATTATACTTTGAAAATTACATTGCAGAGCTTAAAAAGAAAGATGAAGCAAAACGTATTTTAGAAGAAAAAGAAAAGGAAAGATTGGCCAATATAGACCGTAATACAAATTTGGGTAATGAGCCAACAGCTGTAAATCCAAACTCGATTGGGAAACCACCTTCTGATCCTGAAGGAATTATACCTCCGTCAGGAAACAATACTGCAAGTACTTTTTATTTTTATAATCCAACAACAGTTGCCTACGGAAAATTGCAATTCAAGAAATTGTGGGGTAACAGGACTTTGGGCGGAAACTGGAGATTGGCTGGAATAAAATCGGCTAATAATGCTGCAATGAACGATTCATTAAGTATTGCTCAGGAAGCGGCAGATAAACTAAAAGATTCTATTGTTGTCGAAAAATATACAACAGATTTTTACGAAAAACAGCTTCCAAAAACACAGTTAGCAATAGATAGTATTGGTGTGGAACGTAATTTTGCATATTACCAATTAGGACTTATATATAAAGAGAAATTTAAGGAATATAATT encodes:
- a CDS encoding ferredoxin--NADP reductase produces the protein MPSFLKLIIKEVKRETNDAVSVLFNVPEELKPDYKFIAGQYINLKLTLDNQEIRRAYSICSAPESGELRIAVKAVKNGLFSQFANTRLKAGDVLEVGHPEGVFTFEPDAERQKNYAAFVAGSGITPVLSIIKSVLKSEPKSSFVLVYGNKTPEETIFYQELHDLQLQYVGRFFVHYVFSQAKAENALFGRIEKSSVNFVLNNKHKELQFDKFFLCGPEEMINTVSAILKEKNVKESAIKFELFTSSSQENEIKASLEGHTKITVLVDDDEVSFEMSQKQTILDAALKQGIDAPYSCQGGICSSCLARVTSGSAEMTKNSILTDKEIASGLILTCQAHPTSESIYVDYDDV
- a CDS encoding DUF5687 family protein — encoded protein: MIKKFIYLEWKAFTRSASFGANVAMKILIGFLMVYFSVLFIGMGVGAFYVLRKMNLEPLSTINQFLIYYFLFDLVVRLLMQAIPVLNIKPLLVLPFKKPTIVHFSLGKTALSFFNWVHALFFIPFSIVLAMEGYDVTGIIFWLLAAFSLVYINNFLNIILSNIDKLFVVFIGVIMALGAAQYYKVFDITTFTTPVFQGFYETKGLFIIPILALAGLYVFTVKYFKNNLFLDAGLSKKEDIATTENLSWLNQFGTLGTFLKNDIKLIKRNKRSKTTIFMSVFFLFYGFIFFGNTHQPEVMHIFAGIFVSGGFLFVFGQFVPSWDSSYYQLMMTQNIPYRGYITSKWWLIVIGTIISTIIASFYLFFGWEIYLTIVIGAIYNIGVNSHLVLLGGAFTKTPIDLSSAGGAFGDKKAFNVSAMLLTLPKLLLPLGLYAIGLYLGNKTIGLALVAGAGVLGFILKDKVFSLIEKRYKIEKYSTISAYKQKN
- a CDS encoding ABC transporter ATP-binding protein, yielding MIQVNQLSKQYNGTTVLNINNLEIPKGQSFGLVGNNGAGKTTFFSLLLDLIQPSTGNITSNSIQVNTSENWKSFTGSFLDESFLIGYLTPEEYFYFIGDLRHQNKADIDALLKQHEEFFNGEILNNKKYLRDLSKGNQKKVGIIATLIGNPEVVILDEPFANLDPTTVSRLKKIIKDLADNPNVTVLVSSHDLQHTVEVCDRIVALNKGEVVKDIQTSKETLQELESFFAV
- a CDS encoding tetratricopeptide repeat protein encodes the protein MKKNTLKYSFFLVFLFLLIACSTKKNTFLARNSHALSTKYNILYNGGIGLDKGLKSIQANDQDNFWKTLPIEKMQVDENFSEEEKAKNPDFERAETKATKAIQKHSMNIGGRERNSQIDEAYLMLGKARYYDQRFIPALEAFNYILYKYPNSSNIYTAKIWREKTNMRLGNDAIVLKNIKLLLKNTDLDKQTFSDANALLSEAFLNLEQKDSAVAKLRIAEEFTKVNEDRARYRFILGQMYQDSGKKDSANYFYDGVIDMNRKADRKYMMHAYAKKAEMFDYNKDNKQLFLKAFNNLVTDRENRPYYDILFYQMGVFYDNYKIQDSALIFYNKSLFRKSKDPYLVASTYRNIGNMYFKNTDYTMAAKYYDSTLVKLDPKTREYAFIQKNRKNLDNVIKYEGIAKRNDSIIKVYGLPAPDRKLYFENYIAELKKKDEAKRILEEKEKERLANIDRNTNLGNEPTAVNPNSIGKPPSDPEGIIPPSGNNTASTFYFYNPTTVAYGKLQFKKLWGNRTLGGNWRLAGIKSANNAAMNDSLSIAQEAADKLKDSIVVEKYTTDFYEKQLPKTQLAIDSIGVERNFAYYQLGLIYKEKFKEYNLASAKLEQLLKNNPEEKLILPSMYNLYKIYQITNPAKAEAIKMDISSKYPNSRYAQILNNTNSEDLASADKEYQKWYKLFQEEQFDTVLDNIDNLINQYSGDEIVSKYELLKANTLGKVNGLAAYKSGLENVADNYPNSDEGKNAREILEKQIPGLEKMDFTTVDNKNWKILYLVPNNDSKTRKKIEEAIKVFLLVENYERLTTSFDRYNKTESFIVVHGLKSEAYAKDVSGVFRDDKKYLISNQPIIISSDNYKLIQIKKNLEAYLAPKTP